ATGATGAAGACGTGTGAGTGATGTGCAAACGCACACACATGTGGGCGTTAGTTTTTCCGTAGAAGACTCCAGACAATTCGAGCGCACGACCGAACCGTCCAGATTCAGCCGTGGGCCTAATTCTTCCCCAATTCTTAAAAGCTCCCCGTCTCTAGACATCGTACGCTCAGACGACGCGCAGATCCGAGGAAAGAAAAGCAAATCGTGCCCAAccaaaccctagccccctcccCAGCCCATGGCGAAGTTCGGCGAGGGCGACGCACGCTGGATCGTGCAGGAGCGCGCCGACGGTGCCAACGTCCACAACTGGCACTGGGCGGAGCGCGACTGTCTCGACTGGTCTCGCGCGCTTCTCTCCAAGCTCCTCGCGGGCCTCCCCGTCCTCTCCGGAGAGGGCGGCCTCACCCTCCGCACCACCACCCTCGACAAGCTTGATGGCGAGGCCTACGTCAACATCCGCAAGGGCAAGGTCATCCCAGGGTACGAGCTTTCCCTCACGCTCGCCTGGGAGGCCGATGCCACAACCGAGTCGGGGCTCGTCAAGGTCACCGGCACCGCTGAGGTACCCTACCTCGCTGACGAGAACGCCGACGAGGACCCCGAACTCCGCATCACTGTTCGCGGTGACGACGGCCCCCTCGCGCGCCGGGCCAAGGATGCTTTCATCGCCCATGGCAAGCCTCTGGTCATTGCCAAGATCCGGGATTATGTCGCCGCCATGGCGAATGGTGGCCCCGCCAAGGACGAGATAGATTCTAAGAAGATTTCCACCAAGGCCGCCCCAGCGGCTGTTGCTCCTGCTCCTTCAGTGAAGGTGACAGCAGCGCCAGTGCAGGCGCCAGCAGCTAAGGAGAAGAAGGCGAATGGCAAGGATAAGGAAGGATTCAAGACTATCGAGATGACAGAGAAGTTCAACTGCCGCTCCAAGGACATCTATGAGATCTTGATGGATGACAACAGGTGGAAGGGTTTCACACAGAGCAACGCGAGGATCAGCAAGGATGTTGGTGGGCAGTTTAGCCTCTTTGATGGGTCCATCACAGGTGTTAATGAGGAGCTGCAGGAAGGGAAGCTGATCGTGCAGAAATGGCGGTTTGGGAGCTGGGCTGATGGTGTCCATTCTACAGTAAGTTCTATGCTCAAAGACATCATTATGGCCGTGCGGTATTTGATAGGGATGCATCCGTTCGGTATTTGATAGGGATGCATGAAATTGGCTCACGCTGAACCAAGTTAGCTTAGGCTCATCTAACAATGAATGAACAAGATTGGATGTTTGATTATGTGAATTATTACTTTCATGCAGTTAGACGTGCTGGTAAGAACGGGCCACCTGCGAATTCGAATAAGCATAGAACTTGAGCTGTTGACTATTTACAGTTACAATTTACTTTTCACTCCTTTGTACCTCCTGCCAAGTACCATCTGTGGGTAGCACCATGTTCAGCAAACATTAGCATCTCTAGTATGGCATTTGGGGTTGATATAATTCAGCATATGATCAGTACTATTTTGTTTTTATGATGAGAGGAGAGATTTTCATATATCATACCAATTACCATGGACATATTATCTTCTAAGATTCTAGCCTTGTAGCCTTGTAGGTGGACTGAATGCTAGGCCTTGTGTAAGGAATGTCTGCCTGTTGCCATAGAATTAGTCTGTTAGCATCAATGTGGAGTGATCCAAGGACTAATGAGTCCAGTCTACCATTTTTAGAACATGAGTCCTAGCTAGAAGAATGGTTTCACTTCATATTGTATTTTTTTTCTGCAATGAACTACTAATGCTGACCTTATACTGTATTAATACTGATTCAATTTGGGCGGTGTAAATTCTTGGGAACGAGATCCTCCGACTTATCAAGGGATGTCAGAGTAGCTAGAGTGGCCTAACATTCCTTCCTTGCAGTTGTATCTCCATGCCATGATATGCATATGGTTATTTGCCTACGTGCTCCATGTCTCTTTTCCTAGCTGCCTTACTAATAATACTAGTGCTTAATATGCTTGGCCAGCTGATATTATCATCTTGCTAGTGATGTTCTGTAGATATTAAACGTCACATTTTTCGTTCAGGAACATAACCTCATTGTGCTGCAATGCAGGTCAGGTTGGTGTTTGATGAGCCTGAGTCAGGAGTGACAATAATAAAGCTCAAACAAACTGATGTGCCAGAGGAAGACAGGTACTTCAAGTTTTTGTGCTTTAAACTTTTGAATTGGTTAATCTACTCTTGTATATGAAAGTCCTGTGTTGCCCTTTCCTACTGCAGGTATGGGAACTCAACCGTGGTGGAGAACACCGAGAAAGGCTGGAAAGAGCTCATCTTCCAGAGGATACGTGCAGTGTTCGGTTTTGGGGTCTGAAAAAGCATCTTTGAGATCCATCTTCAATGAAGTCGATCCTGCCTTTTCATGGCTATCCATGTTTTGCTGTCTTAGTTTATTCGATGCTGATAGACACACAAAACTTAGTGAACTTCCGGGAATTGAAAAATACGTGTTACCTTGTATTCATCACGCTGGGTTGTGCTTTGAAGTCGTCACTCATGAAAGTTTGAGCTTGTGACTCATGTAGAGGCCGGCGAAAGATGGTCGCTGAGTGACtattatttttgttccttgcgtCTGTATGACATGGTACCAGATAAATGGTATT
This sequence is a window from Aegilops tauschii subsp. strangulata cultivar AL8/78 chromosome 7, Aet v6.0, whole genome shotgun sequence. Protein-coding genes within it:
- the LOC109739962 gene encoding uncharacterized protein, translated to MAKFGEGDARWIVQERADGANVHNWHWAERDCLDWSRALLSKLLAGLPVLSGEGGLTLRTTTLDKLDGEAYVNIRKGKVIPGYELSLTLAWEADATTESGLVKVTGTAEVPYLADENADEDPELRITVRGDDGPLARRAKDAFIAHGKPLVIAKIRDYVAAMANGGPAKDEIDSKKISTKAAPAAVAPAPSVKVTAAPVQAPAAKEKKANGKDKEGFKTIEMTEKFNCRSKDIYEILMDDNRWKGFTQSNARISKDVGGQFSLFDGSITGVNEELQEGKLIVQKWRFGSWADGVHSTVRLVFDEPESGVTIIKLKQTDVPEEDRYGNSTVVENTEKGWKELIFQRIRAVFGFGV